A single region of the Mycobacterium lentiflavum genome encodes:
- a CDS encoding TetR/AcrR family transcriptional regulator — protein sequence MPRPARPHPSVKPGAKVDARSERWREHRKKVRGEIVEAAFRAIDRLGPELSVREIAEEAGTAKPKIYRHFHDKSDLFQAIGERLRDMLWAAIFPSINLATDSAREIVRRSVDEYVNLVDKHPNVLRVFISARSGATTESTVRTLNEGRQITLTMADMFDNELKDFKLDHAAFELAAHAAFGSAASSTEWWLGEPGSPRRMPRDQFVAHLTTIMMGVIVGTAEALGIAVDPDQPVHSAVRSNPAAS from the coding sequence ATGCCCCGACCTGCTAGACCCCATCCGAGCGTGAAGCCGGGGGCGAAGGTCGACGCGCGCAGCGAGCGTTGGCGGGAGCACCGCAAGAAGGTGCGCGGCGAAATCGTCGAGGCGGCGTTCCGCGCGATCGACCGCCTGGGACCCGAGCTGAGTGTGCGGGAGATCGCCGAAGAGGCCGGCACCGCCAAGCCGAAGATCTACCGCCACTTCCACGACAAGTCCGACCTGTTCCAGGCGATCGGCGAGCGGCTGCGCGACATGTTGTGGGCGGCGATCTTCCCCTCGATCAACCTGGCCACCGACTCGGCCCGCGAGATCGTCCGGCGCAGCGTCGACGAGTACGTCAACCTGGTCGACAAGCATCCCAACGTGCTGCGCGTGTTCATTTCGGCGCGCTCGGGAGCGACTACCGAGTCGACGGTGCGCACCCTTAATGAGGGCCGCCAGATCACGCTGACCATGGCCGACATGTTCGACAACGAGCTTAAGGACTTCAAGCTCGACCACGCCGCCTTCGAACTGGCCGCTCACGCGGCCTTCGGATCGGCCGCGTCGTCCACCGAGTGGTGGTTGGGCGAACCCGGCAGCCCGCGACGCATGCCGCGTGATCAGTTCGTCGCCCACCTGACCACGATCATGATGGGGGTCATCGTCGGCACGGCCGAGGCGCTGGGCATCGCGGTCGACCCCGACCAGCCGGTGCACAGCGCAGTGCGCAGTAACCCCGCGGCAAGTTGA
- a CDS encoding flavin-containing monooxygenase: MTDALTQANPVSGHDAPAPVHTRALIIGTGFSGLGMGIKLQQQGVDFVILEKADDVGGTWRDNSYPGCACDIPSHLYSFSFEPKPDWKNPFSYQPEIWDYLKGVTEKYGLRRYIEFNSLVDRGHWDDDEHRWHVFTTDGREYIAQFLISGAGALHIPSIPDIEGRDEFRGPAFHSAQWDHSVDLTGKRVAMIGTGASAIQIVPEIVGQVGELQLYQRTPPWVVPRSNPDLPIALRRAMENVPGLRALVRLVIYWGQEALAFGMTKRPNALKFIEAYCKYNIRRSIKDRELRRKLIPNYRIGCKRILNSSTYYRAVADPKTELITDAITRITPDGIVTADGTERPVDVIVYGTGFHVTDSYTYVQIKGRHGEDLVDRWNREGIGAHRGITVADMPNLFFLLGPNTGLGHNSVVFMIESQIRYVADAIKKCDKFGAQALAPTRAAQDKFNDELQEQLKGSVWNTGGCSSWYLDEHGKNTVLWGGYTWQYWRCTRSVKPDEYQFFGVRSGSPAKRSAVTAQG, translated from the coding sequence GTGACCGATGCATTGACACAAGCAAACCCAGTTTCCGGGCACGATGCCCCGGCGCCGGTGCATACCCGCGCGCTGATCATCGGAACCGGGTTCTCCGGCCTGGGCATGGGCATCAAGCTGCAGCAGCAGGGTGTCGACTTCGTGATCCTGGAGAAGGCCGACGACGTCGGCGGCACCTGGCGCGACAACAGCTACCCCGGCTGCGCCTGCGATATCCCGTCGCACCTGTACTCGTTCTCGTTCGAGCCCAAGCCGGACTGGAAGAACCCCTTCTCCTACCAGCCCGAGATCTGGGACTACCTCAAGGGCGTCACCGAGAAATACGGGTTGCGCCGCTACATCGAATTCAATTCACTGGTCGATCGCGGACACTGGGACGACGACGAGCATCGCTGGCACGTGTTCACCACGGACGGCCGCGAATACATCGCGCAGTTCCTAATCTCGGGTGCGGGCGCGTTGCACATCCCGTCGATCCCCGACATCGAGGGCCGCGACGAGTTCCGTGGTCCCGCTTTCCATTCCGCGCAGTGGGACCACAGCGTCGATCTCACGGGAAAGCGGGTCGCGATGATCGGCACCGGCGCCAGCGCGATCCAGATCGTGCCCGAGATCGTCGGCCAGGTCGGCGAACTCCAGCTCTACCAACGCACCCCGCCGTGGGTGGTCCCGCGCTCGAACCCGGATCTTCCGATTGCGCTGCGCCGGGCCATGGAGAACGTTCCCGGACTGCGGGCGCTGGTGCGGCTGGTCATCTACTGGGGACAGGAGGCGCTGGCATTCGGCATGACGAAGCGGCCGAACGCGCTGAAATTCATTGAGGCGTACTGCAAATACAACATCCGCCGCTCGATCAAGGACCGCGAGCTGCGCCGCAAGCTGATCCCGAACTACCGCATCGGCTGCAAGCGAATCCTGAACTCGTCGACGTACTACCGTGCGGTCGCCGACCCGAAGACCGAACTGATCACCGACGCCATCACCCGGATCACGCCCGACGGGATCGTGACAGCGGACGGCACCGAACGCCCGGTCGACGTAATCGTCTATGGCACCGGCTTTCACGTCACCGACTCCTACACCTATGTCCAGATCAAGGGACGCCACGGTGAGGACCTGGTCGACCGCTGGAACCGGGAGGGCATCGGTGCGCATCGGGGGATCACCGTCGCCGACATGCCCAACCTGTTCTTCCTGTTGGGTCCCAACACCGGACTGGGGCACAACTCGGTGGTGTTCATGATCGAGTCCCAGATTCGCTACGTCGCCGACGCGATCAAGAAGTGCGACAAATTCGGCGCCCAGGCATTGGCGCCGACCCGCGCGGCGCAGGACAAGTTCAACGACGAGCTGCAGGAGCAGCTCAAGGGATCGGTGTGGAACACCGGGGGATGCAGCAGCTGGTATCTCGACGAGCACGGTAAAAACACTGTGCTGTGGGGCGGCTACACCTGGCAGTACTGGCGTTGCACCCGCTCGGTCAAACCCGACGAATATCAGTTCTTCGGCGTGCGCAGCGGCTCACCCGCCAAGCGCTCAGCGGTCACCGCGCAGGGCTGA
- a CDS encoding SDR family NAD(P)-dependent oxidoreductase yields MNSTNRPHHDQLIIVTGASTGIGAATAKELARKGFQVLAGVRRKADADALKAEGLQSLEPHILDITVEADVTAIADRVAHDPLHRPLRALINNAGIAINAPVEALPLEQWRQQFEVNLFGHIAITQALLPALLLSSGTVVNISSVGGKVVLPTYGAYAGSKFALEAVSDALRREVAELGIKVVVVEPGAVKTEMAERGIATAEGLKANMTDTQLARYGDLVAAVTAQARSFGEVGVSAEHAAKVIAKAATAARPRTRYTIGRDAAILLRVSRVVSDRVLDRIVRLNLRSFKGAQLSEKSSAAKTSVGG; encoded by the coding sequence ATGAATTCCACGAACCGCCCGCATCATGACCAGCTGATCATCGTGACCGGCGCCTCGACAGGAATCGGCGCTGCTACAGCTAAAGAGTTGGCCCGCAAGGGTTTTCAAGTTCTCGCCGGCGTACGACGCAAGGCCGACGCCGACGCACTGAAAGCCGAGGGCCTGCAGAGCCTGGAGCCGCACATCCTCGACATCACCGTTGAGGCCGACGTGACCGCGATCGCCGACCGGGTCGCCCACGATCCACTGCATCGTCCGCTACGAGCGTTGATCAACAATGCCGGCATTGCGATCAACGCGCCGGTCGAAGCGCTGCCCCTGGAGCAGTGGCGCCAGCAATTCGAGGTGAACCTGTTCGGCCACATCGCGATCACCCAGGCGCTGTTGCCGGCCCTGCTGCTCAGCTCCGGAACCGTCGTGAACATCAGTTCCGTTGGCGGAAAGGTGGTCTTGCCGACTTACGGCGCCTACGCCGGTTCGAAGTTCGCCCTCGAAGCGGTCAGCGATGCGCTGCGCCGTGAGGTCGCAGAGCTGGGCATCAAAGTGGTCGTCGTCGAACCCGGCGCGGTCAAGACCGAAATGGCCGAGCGCGGCATCGCCACCGCCGAAGGGTTGAAGGCGAACATGACCGACACCCAACTCGCCCGGTACGGCGATCTCGTTGCGGCCGTCACGGCGCAGGCCCGATCGTTCGGGGAGGTCGGCGTTTCGGCCGAACATGCCGCGAAAGTCATCGCCAAGGCGGCTACCGCTGCGCGCCCGCGGACTCGCTACACGATCGGGCGTGACGCCGCGATCCTGCTGCGGGTCAGCCGCGTCGTCTCGGACCGGGTCCTGGACCGGATCGTGCGCTTGAACCTTCGATCCTTCAAAGGTGCGCAGTTGAGCGAAAAGTCAAGCGCCGCAAAGACTTCGGTCGGCGGTTAA
- a CDS encoding TetR/AcrR family transcriptional regulator yields the protein MTTRAESAAATRRSLIEAAGVLLDLGGVEAVTLREVGARSGVSRSAAYRHFADKESLLAVVAMNALSELGDALEALVSSDDSPEESLRTGLLSLIDIGRTRPHLYRLMFTPPAGDPTEVMRVAQRAQDLFLDIVGRITGPQQAARYAALLLTSAHGITGLDLSGHMDLDKWHTNAEELVDTLISVLPKAK from the coding sequence GTGACGACACGAGCGGAGAGTGCGGCGGCCACCCGCCGTTCGCTGATTGAGGCGGCGGGGGTGCTGCTCGACCTCGGTGGCGTCGAGGCGGTGACGCTGCGCGAGGTGGGCGCTCGCAGTGGTGTGTCGCGGTCGGCGGCGTATCGCCACTTCGCCGATAAGGAATCTCTGCTGGCGGTGGTGGCCATGAACGCGTTGAGCGAATTGGGTGACGCGCTAGAGGCATTGGTCAGCAGCGACGATTCTCCTGAAGAGTCGTTGCGCACGGGGCTGCTGTCGTTGATCGATATCGGCCGCACCCGTCCGCATCTGTATCGGCTGATGTTCACCCCGCCGGCGGGTGACCCGACCGAAGTGATGCGGGTAGCCCAACGCGCGCAGGATTTGTTTCTGGACATCGTGGGTCGCATCACCGGTCCGCAGCAGGCGGCCCGTTATGCGGCCTTGTTGTTGACCAGCGCCCACGGGATCACCGGTTTGGACCTGAGCGGTCACATGGATTTGGACAAGTGGCACACCAATGCCGAGGAGCTTGTCGACACGCTCATCTCGGTGTTGCCTAAAGCGAAGTAA
- a CDS encoding TetR/AcrR family transcriptional regulator, translated as MARRPELGRRRQLLDALIDEFADGGIGDRSLREIAGAVGTSHRMLLHHFGSREDLLLAVVEEVEQRQMGLLPELPADAAEGFNAMWADLQRPEQRRLERLFFECYARAAQGEKPFARMIPSAVDGWLSAVAAVAGEAFDPAMARLGLAVTRGLLLDLVATNDDAGVAAAANAFAILLRR; from the coding sequence ATGGCCCGCAGGCCTGAGCTTGGGCGGCGCCGGCAGCTCCTCGACGCACTGATCGACGAGTTCGCCGATGGCGGCATCGGCGACCGCTCCCTGCGCGAGATAGCCGGCGCCGTCGGCACCAGCCATCGAATGTTGCTGCACCACTTCGGGTCTCGAGAGGACCTGCTGCTCGCGGTCGTCGAGGAGGTCGAGCAACGCCAGATGGGCCTGCTCCCCGAGTTACCGGCGGACGCCGCCGAAGGCTTTAACGCGATGTGGGCCGACCTGCAGCGGCCCGAGCAGCGCCGGCTGGAGCGCCTGTTTTTCGAGTGCTACGCACGCGCCGCCCAGGGCGAAAAGCCCTTCGCCCGAATGATTCCCAGCGCCGTCGACGGTTGGCTGTCCGCGGTCGCGGCAGTGGCCGGCGAGGCATTCGATCCGGCAATGGCGCGGCTCGGCCTGGCCGTCACGCGGGGGCTGCTGCTGGATCTGGTGGCGACCAACGACGACGCCGGCGTGGCTGCGGCCGCGAACGCCTTCGCAATCCTGCTGCGCCGCTGA
- a CDS encoding SRPBCC family protein encodes MISEDSIEIDAAPQLVWDVFTDVEHWPEWTASVTSLVGLDGPGLAIGSRFAIKQPGMQRLVWQVTELDPGSSWTWVQRSPGVLISARHHVIGQSDGRTLVRQQLDQGGVLGALVGRLMTKKTKRFLELEAQGLKARSEQLSRAHGPQA; translated from the coding sequence ATGATTAGCGAAGACAGCATCGAGATCGATGCCGCGCCGCAATTGGTATGGGATGTCTTCACCGATGTCGAGCACTGGCCCGAATGGACCGCGTCCGTGACATCGCTCGTCGGGCTGGATGGACCCGGACTCGCCATCGGCAGCCGGTTCGCGATCAAGCAGCCCGGCATGCAGAGGCTGGTCTGGCAGGTTACCGAACTCGACCCGGGGTCATCCTGGACGTGGGTACAACGCTCTCCCGGCGTGCTGATCAGCGCCCGCCACCATGTCATCGGCCAATCGGACGGCCGCACCCTGGTTCGCCAGCAACTCGATCAGGGCGGCGTCCTGGGCGCGCTCGTCGGGCGGCTGATGACAAAGAAGACCAAGCGCTTTCTGGAACTGGAAGCCCAAGGACTCAAGGCCCGCTCGGAGCAGCTCAGCCGAGCCCATGGCCCGCAGGCCTGA
- a CDS encoding phytoene desaturase family protein → MADYDAIVIGAGHNGLVAANVLAKNGAKVLVLERAHFLGGMAATRELFDGYKHSVGAWAVLIWRQEMTDRLELTKWGFELMDQWTSTCTFGDAADTPFVMYNDLERMGRHLLEDHGADVATALGGLFAHIGRFAPYFVDSAFGPPLDIIEVIASQPTPEDRHDFAQMWYGSTMDTVRRFLSPDQGRCIQGSLAAMSIDAFDGGPWTPGSNASTLYHYLIGGGNVEYIMPRGGIGSLSTALCRRAESLGAEVQMKQHVKEILVENGRATGVQLRDGSTISADAVLSSLDPYTTFVNLAGAQNFPPDYIRKIKEINFNLGYIQAHLTIDQAPQWIERLQPYLHDNGKWCPTVAYAPSPEYISDAWEQYRKGMLPDAPPTYLYIPSMVDSSLAPEGKHSATIFTPYFPTGLDADENRSWKEQYADTCVRIFDTYAPGFADSVTNRVVFSNRYFGSTFSAHAGDYSHGLLQPNQLWTGRVVEGADKFATPVDGLYLCGQCTHPGPGVTGIPGWNGAEAALKHLNARVKA, encoded by the coding sequence ATGGCCGACTACGACGCAATCGTCATTGGAGCAGGTCACAACGGATTAGTTGCCGCGAACGTGCTGGCCAAGAACGGCGCGAAAGTGCTGGTCCTCGAACGCGCCCACTTCCTCGGCGGCATGGCCGCGACCCGCGAACTCTTCGACGGGTACAAGCACAGCGTCGGCGCCTGGGCCGTGCTGATTTGGCGCCAGGAGATGACCGACCGGCTCGAGCTCACCAAGTGGGGCTTCGAACTGATGGATCAGTGGACGTCGACGTGCACGTTCGGAGACGCCGCAGACACCCCGTTCGTGATGTACAACGACCTGGAGCGGATGGGGCGCCATCTCCTCGAGGATCACGGCGCCGACGTCGCGACCGCGCTCGGCGGATTGTTCGCGCACATAGGAAGATTCGCGCCCTACTTCGTCGACTCGGCGTTCGGTCCGCCGCTGGACATCATCGAGGTGATCGCTTCGCAGCCCACGCCGGAGGACCGGCACGACTTCGCCCAGATGTGGTACGGCAGCACGATGGACACGGTCCGCCGCTTCCTTTCACCCGACCAAGGCCGCTGCATCCAGGGCTCGCTGGCCGCGATGTCGATCGACGCGTTCGACGGGGGGCCGTGGACCCCGGGCTCGAATGCCTCGACGCTGTACCACTACCTGATTGGCGGCGGCAACGTCGAATACATCATGCCGCGCGGCGGCATCGGCTCACTGAGCACCGCGCTGTGCCGGCGCGCCGAGTCGCTGGGCGCCGAGGTGCAGATGAAGCAGCATGTCAAGGAAATCCTGGTCGAGAACGGCCGCGCCACCGGGGTTCAATTACGTGATGGCTCAACGATTTCCGCCGACGCCGTGCTGTCGTCGCTCGACCCCTACACCACGTTTGTGAATCTGGCCGGGGCGCAGAACTTTCCGCCCGACTACATCCGCAAGATCAAGGAGATCAACTTCAACCTGGGCTACATCCAGGCGCATCTCACCATCGATCAAGCGCCGCAATGGATCGAGCGGCTGCAGCCCTACCTGCACGACAACGGGAAGTGGTGTCCGACAGTCGCTTACGCGCCGTCACCGGAATACATCAGCGACGCGTGGGAGCAGTACCGCAAGGGCATGCTGCCCGATGCACCTCCCACCTACCTGTACATACCGAGCATGGTCGACTCGTCGCTGGCGCCCGAAGGAAAGCACAGCGCAACGATTTTCACGCCGTACTTCCCCACCGGGCTGGACGCCGACGAAAACCGAAGCTGGAAGGAGCAGTACGCGGACACCTGCGTGAGAATTTTTGATACGTATGCGCCGGGCTTCGCCGACTCGGTGACCAACCGGGTGGTGTTCTCCAATCGCTACTTCGGCAGCACCTTCAGCGCACACGCCGGCGACTACTCGCATGGGTTGTTACAGCCCAACCAGCTGTGGACCGGCCGCGTCGTCGAGGGAGCCGACAAGTTCGCCACCCCGGTCGACGGGCTCTACCTGTGCGGGCAGTGCACCCACCCGGGACCGGGAGTCACCGGCATCCCCGGGTGGAACGGCGCCGAGGCGGCGCTCAAGCACCTCAACGCGCGCGTGAAGGCGTAA
- a CDS encoding TetR/AcrR family transcriptional regulator, whose protein sequence is MQSRRQRTRQALIQAAMKRFVADGVHQTSVSDIVADVGVTERTFYRHFPSKHAVIFADYDIGFEWFARALALRPHGEPITASVRKAVDAFPFDFAMVREAATIRSRDLDQDIMTTHIGRMRDQVAEEISRFIHARSKPTGLAVEGAMIADIAAHSLATAVFASLEAWMSKGGEDIDELSRLTDIALSALEDGLTHTLREAGLD, encoded by the coding sequence GTGCAATCTCGTCGTCAGCGGACGCGTCAGGCCTTGATCCAGGCGGCGATGAAGCGCTTTGTCGCCGATGGCGTGCACCAAACCAGCGTGTCCGACATCGTCGCCGACGTCGGGGTGACCGAGCGGACGTTCTATCGGCACTTCCCGTCGAAGCACGCGGTGATCTTCGCCGACTACGACATCGGCTTCGAGTGGTTCGCGCGCGCGCTGGCACTGCGGCCTCATGGCGAACCGATCACCGCGTCGGTGCGAAAAGCCGTGGACGCCTTTCCTTTTGACTTCGCGATGGTTCGCGAGGCCGCCACCATCCGTTCGCGCGACCTCGACCAGGACATCATGACGACGCATATCGGGCGGATGCGCGATCAGGTCGCCGAGGAGATCAGCCGATTCATCCACGCGCGATCAAAGCCGACCGGCCTGGCGGTTGAAGGCGCCATGATCGCCGACATCGCGGCACACAGCCTGGCGACGGCGGTTTTCGCCTCGCTGGAGGCGTGGATGAGCAAAGGCGGCGAGGACATCGACGAGCTGAGCCGCCTGACCGACATCGCGCTGAGCGCACTGGAAGACGGGCTCACGCACACCTTGCGCGAAGCCGGACTGGATTGA
- a CDS encoding YncE family protein: MIRKLQSQAVVCLATVLMAACGNDAAVPASAGSTTTGMLPPGVPTEGIRPPATGLPPAAEPLKGPPIPPDGLVGRTIPVGHEPEGVVVDASTRTVAVATRDPNELVLIDADSGDITGRVSLPGTVRHLQLAAPGGPVLVPVETANALVQVGLPQGRLSPPIVTGTAPHDAAEATNGTVFVANELGGTVAVLRRGEIVKVFTDSVQPAGTAAAGTSVGVLDVRKNDLTVYDAERLTIVGSTPAGAGPTHLVVDRHGRMIATDTRGNTVRVFTALPAPREVASVPQPGGPYGLTYDAVRDRLWVASSGTNEVIGYDMNGPTPVERQRIRTVQDPYTVGVDPKSGRLFVAGVSGGVLQVIDTAP; the protein is encoded by the coding sequence GTGATCCGCAAGCTCCAATCGCAGGCCGTTGTCTGCCTCGCGACTGTGCTGATGGCAGCGTGCGGCAACGATGCCGCCGTGCCGGCGTCCGCCGGATCCACGACTACCGGCATGCTGCCGCCGGGGGTACCGACCGAAGGCATCCGCCCGCCCGCGACCGGGCTACCGCCGGCGGCCGAACCGCTCAAGGGGCCACCCATTCCCCCCGACGGGCTCGTTGGGCGGACCATCCCGGTGGGGCATGAGCCCGAAGGTGTGGTCGTGGACGCGTCAACGCGAACCGTCGCGGTCGCGACGCGCGATCCGAATGAACTGGTGCTGATCGATGCGGACTCGGGCGACATCACCGGGCGGGTTTCGCTGCCGGGGACGGTCCGGCATCTGCAGCTCGCCGCGCCCGGCGGTCCGGTGCTGGTTCCGGTCGAGACCGCCAATGCGTTGGTGCAAGTCGGCTTGCCGCAAGGGAGGCTGTCGCCGCCCATCGTCACCGGCACCGCGCCGCATGATGCGGCCGAGGCGACCAATGGCACTGTCTTCGTCGCCAACGAACTCGGCGGCACGGTGGCGGTGTTGCGCCGTGGCGAGATCGTGAAGGTCTTCACCGACAGTGTGCAGCCGGCCGGCACGGCGGCAGCTGGGACCTCGGTGGGTGTGCTCGACGTGCGGAAGAACGACCTGACCGTGTACGACGCCGAGCGGTTGACCATCGTGGGATCCACGCCGGCCGGCGCGGGTCCGACTCATCTGGTCGTTGACCGCCACGGACGGATGATCGCGACCGACACCCGCGGCAACACGGTGCGGGTGTTCACTGCGCTGCCCGCACCGCGTGAGGTAGCGAGCGTTCCTCAGCCCGGCGGACCGTATGGCCTTACCTATGACGCGGTGCGCGACCGGCTTTGGGTTGCCTCTTCGGGCACCAACGAAGTGATCGGCTACGACATGAACGGACCCACTCCCGTTGAGCGACAACGAATCCGGACTGTACAAGACCCCTACACCGTGGGCGTCGACCCGAAAAGCGGTCGTCTGTTTGTGGCCGGAGTTTCCGGTGGCGTACTGCAAGTCATCGACACCGCGCCTTAA
- the nrdF gene encoding class 1b ribonucleoside-diphosphate reductase subunit beta — MTENMKLIDRASAINWNRVQDEKDAEVWDRLTGNFWLPEKVPVSNDIPSWGTLTANEKQLTMRVFTGLTLLDTIQGTVGAVSLIPDALTPHEQAVYTNIAFMESVHAKSYSSIFSTLCSTNEIDDAFRWSEENPNLQRKAEIVMEYYRGDEPLKRKVASTLLESFLFYSGFYLPMYWSSRAKLTNTADMIRLIIRDEAVHGYYIGYKFQRGLAMVDETKRAQLKDYTYELLFELYDNEVEYTQDLYDEVGLTEDVKKFLRYNANKALMNLGYEALFPRDETDVNPAILSALSPNADENHDFFSGSGSSYVIGKAVNTEDEDWDF; from the coding sequence GTGACCGAAAACATGAAGCTGATCGACCGCGCTTCGGCGATCAACTGGAACCGGGTGCAAGACGAGAAAGACGCCGAGGTCTGGGACCGGCTGACCGGAAACTTCTGGCTGCCCGAAAAGGTGCCGGTGTCCAATGACATCCCGTCGTGGGGGACGCTGACCGCCAACGAGAAACAGCTCACGATGCGCGTCTTCACCGGGCTGACGTTGCTGGACACCATCCAGGGCACCGTCGGGGCGGTCAGCCTGATTCCCGATGCGCTGACGCCCCACGAGCAGGCCGTCTACACCAACATCGCGTTCATGGAGTCTGTGCACGCCAAGAGCTACAGCTCGATCTTCTCCACGTTGTGCTCCACGAACGAGATCGACGACGCCTTCCGCTGGTCGGAGGAGAACCCCAACCTGCAGCGCAAGGCCGAGATCGTGATGGAGTACTACCGGGGCGACGAGCCACTCAAGCGCAAGGTGGCCTCCACGCTGCTGGAAAGCTTCCTTTTCTACTCGGGTTTCTACCTGCCCATGTACTGGTCGAGCCGGGCCAAGCTGACCAACACCGCCGACATGATCCGGCTGATCATCCGCGACGAGGCCGTGCACGGCTACTACATCGGCTACAAGTTCCAGCGCGGCCTGGCGATGGTCGACGAGACCAAGCGCGCGCAGCTCAAGGACTACACCTACGAGCTGCTCTTCGAGCTCTACGACAACGAGGTGGAGTACACCCAGGACCTCTACGACGAGGTCGGGCTGACCGAGGACGTCAAGAAGTTCTTGCGCTACAACGCCAACAAGGCGCTGATGAACCTGGGCTACGAGGCGCTGTTCCCCCGCGACGAGACCGACGTGAACCCGGCGATCCTGTCGGCGCTATCGCCGAACGCCGACGAGAACCACGACTTCTTCTCCGGCTCGGGCTCGTCGTACGTGATCGGCAAGGCCGTCAACACCGAAGACGAGGACTGGGACTTCTAA
- a CDS encoding pentapeptide repeat-containing protein — protein sequence MAQADVVPDRKSQALPLNGACRECGQARRKRPDVAGRSRSRRVPVAAQPSSPKPKQKTARKWHEMPWWFSELVIPTVVALVTGAIVAVGTIKGQALLDDAREDRALRLENLRFVRDHSAVDPNQPRPFGGLDLRGQHLRGLQLANANFEDANLEGAILSNSNLYRASFNYARLINAYLVAADLSETDVEGANLSGADLDRANLAGAIFDQTVLYRANLKTANLRGAVFRCVYYDSATSWPPGFVPAARDQRCAAAGRLRR from the coding sequence ATGGCACAGGCCGACGTCGTACCGGATAGGAAATCGCAGGCGCTACCGCTCAATGGCGCATGCCGCGAATGCGGCCAGGCCCGGCGCAAACGACCCGATGTGGCGGGCCGCTCACGATCCCGGCGCGTCCCCGTGGCCGCGCAGCCGTCTTCGCCGAAGCCGAAGCAGAAAACTGCCCGAAAGTGGCACGAAATGCCTTGGTGGTTCAGCGAACTCGTCATTCCGACCGTCGTGGCGCTCGTTACCGGCGCCATCGTGGCGGTGGGGACGATCAAAGGCCAAGCCCTGCTCGACGATGCTCGCGAGGACCGGGCATTGCGGCTGGAAAATCTCCGATTCGTACGCGACCACTCTGCCGTCGACCCCAATCAGCCGCGACCGTTCGGCGGTCTTGATCTGCGAGGCCAACACCTGCGCGGGCTGCAATTGGCGAACGCCAACTTTGAGGACGCCAATCTCGAGGGAGCGATACTGAGTAACTCGAACCTGTACCGCGCAAGTTTCAATTACGCCCGTCTGATCAACGCGTATCTCGTTGCTGCGGATCTATCGGAAACTGACGTGGAAGGCGCCAATTTGAGTGGCGCGGACCTGGACCGCGCTAATCTTGCGGGGGCGATCTTCGATCAGACTGTGCTGTATCGGGCCAACCTGAAAACTGCCAATCTCAGGGGCGCAGTGTTTAGGTGCGTCTACTACGACTCCGCCACGTCGTGGCCACCCGGGTTCGTCCCAGCGGCCCGTGACCAACGCTGTGCGGCCGCGGGAAGGCTCCGCCGCTAG